The genomic stretch ATTGATTTAAAGCCATTAAACAAGCATATTTAAGATCAAAAATATTTGTTTTTAAACTCTCTTTTAATAAGGGAATAACATCTTTATTTCCTAAATTTGCTAATGCGATCGCCGCCGCTCCACGAGACTTTTGAAATTGAGGAGCTTGATTTTGTAATGATTCAACTAACAAATCGTAAGCAGGTTGGTATTTTAACCATCCAAATAGTTTCATGACATGATAATGTCCCCCATAATCATTATGAGCTAATTCGTTATAGGTTTTAATCAACGCTTCTGGTAAAACATCAGAGTAATTTTCTAACAAAGTTTTACTACCAAGATAACATCGTCCAAAATCCGTATGATACAATTCATTAATCAAAAATTCGATATTAGGAGTTTGATCATATTCATGAACTAATTTTAAATCAGAAGGATGATCCCTAATAACTTGATCTAAATAAGGCTCGATGTCTGCAAAAGTTTTAAATCCTTTATTGATGGAGTTTTCTCCTAAAGCACGAATTGCCCGTAAACGAAAAACCAGAGAAACAGGACAACAGGCAATTTCACTAATAGCAGGATAATAATTTAGATCCATTAAATCTTGAATAGAAGCTCGTCTTACATTAACACTATCGGATTGCAAAAATTCGACAATACGATCGACCTGACTTTGATCTTTTGTTAAAATGGCGATAGCTGATAGTGCAGAACTAGCAATACATAGATCATCGGAATCAATAAACTTTTTAATAACTTCAGTAGCTGGTTGATAGTTTAATTTAGCTAAATTTTGAATAATAACCCGATAATTTTGATCCGATTTATTTAATAATTCCGTAATTTCCTGCAAAATTTTTTCATCTTTAGTACCAATTTGTCCGATCGACCAAACAGCATTTTCAACGGTATAACAGTCATCATCATTTAAACAACGACAAATAACTTCTAAGGCTTGATTTGCTTTGAATTTTCCTAAAGTTTCGATCGCTTTTCTTCTAGTAATGCGATTATAAAGTTGATCATCACAGGTTTCGATCGCTTCGATTAAGGCTTGAATACTACGCTCACTTTTAAAATATACTAGATGAGAAGCACCAGCATAGCGATCGCTAGGATCTTCCAGTTGTTCAAGAGGAGTTTGCAATAATTTAATGGCTTGATCTTCGGTAATTGAAAAAAGACTGCTAAAACGTTTATCCATCAGAATTAGTTAATAGTTAATAGTTTTTAATTGCTAATTGCTAATTGCTAATTTCTATTGATCTTTTTTCCGAGAATACTTAACTGACTTAAACTTAATTACCTGTTCCAAACGAGATAACGCACTTATCGCCGACTCTTTAATGTAAGGATCTTGAGATTCGTCTTCACTTAAAGTTTTTAATACTTCCATTGCCTTATCTTCGGTAATAGAACCCAGTGCATTAACGATCGCCACCGATACAGAGATATTTTCCGTTGTTTGTAACGCTTCGATTAAAATATCCAAAGCTGGGGAACCGATCGCCCCTAAAGCCATAATTGAAACCAAATTAACCACAGGATTCGGATCATCAACAGTCGTTTTTAATGCCTCCATTCCGACTTCAGGAAAAGGCTCATCAGGATAGTTAACAGCAATTTGAGCTAAGGCTTTACCACAACTGGCTTTTACTACCACATTATCACTATTCATCAAACAATCAACAATCGGTTGTACCGCAGTAACTCCAATAACCCCTAAAGTTTTAACTGCCGATCGTCTATAAGTTACATCTTCCTCCCCTAAAAGACTAATCAAACGAGGAATAGTATTTTCATCTTGAAATTCAGCAATGTCAAGCATCGCCCTTTCTCTTAAATTAGGATTAGGGTGTTTTAATTGTTCAAAAAAAGAATCCATATATTTATAAATTTAAAGTTAATAAATTAATTTTTGAAAAAAGTTAGCCATTTTATCTCCTATAGAAATAGGATTTTAGTCCGTATATTTATAGATTGAATTTTTTTATTTAAAAACAGTTTTTATAGGGGTAAAATTCAGGTTAATTTTTGAGTTGATAAGCCAAAATACAATTTGACCAAAAACTAAAAAACCCTTGTTTTATTAGCTTAACCTATTACGGTAAACTATTAAGCCAAGAGTCTTTTAGATATTTAAAGAGTCTTTTATTTTATTAATTTAAAAACTCTGGAATTAACTTTCTTAGGAACTTAATACCAAGAATCGATTTACTCTATCAAAATTAAGATAAAGAGTTGATTACATAATCAAGGAGAGCATTGTACTCAGTTAATGCTTGAGCAGACATATCACGAGGAGCACAACCACGATTACGAGCAAAGCTAAGAGCTTCAACGTAAGGAGCAGTAGGTAATCCTAAAGTACGATAAACTTCACGCTGACCGGCAATACCCCACTCATCAAGAGGACCAGTTCCACCAACAACTAAAGAATAGTTGATTAAACGTAGATAGTGTTTGATGTCACGAGCACATTTTTCTTTGAAAGTAGGGGTGGAATTAGCTTCACCCGCATTATTGAGGTAAGAATACTTTTTGATACAAGCATCATAAGCTTCTTTAGCAACTGCATCGAGGTTAGCAGCTAATTTTTCGGCAGCTTCTAAACGAGCAGCAGCACGTTGAATAGAACCTTGTACAGATTCTAAGTCAGAGGTACTAGGGAAACGTCCGGCAGCATCTGCAGCGGCAACAACTGTGGTAATAACAGACTTCATATCTTTTGTATTTCTAAATTTGACTTAAGTGAACTTGAATTTTTATCGTATTGGCAGGTTCAGACATGGAACAAACCAATTAGGTAAATGAACAACCGTCAAAAGATGGTTATAGATAGACTGATTAGCTGAGAGCAGCAATTACACGATCGAAGTAGCTGCTAGATTCAGCAACTAAACTTGCACAACGATCTTCTACCACAGGGGTACCCATTTTACGAAGTTTAGCACCAGCAAGAGCTTCGCTAGGATTATCTTGAATGTGAGCAGCGGCTTGAGCTTTCATAATAGCAACTGCACGAGCAGTGGACTGAAGGGGAACACCTAAAGCAGTGTAGGTTTCTTTTAAACCATTTAAACAACGATCGTCTAATACGGACGCATCACCTGCTAATAAGGCATAGCTTACATAACGTAAGATAATTTCAGCATCACGTAAACAAGCAGCCATACGACGGTTAGGGTAGCAGTTACCACCTGCTTGGATTAACCCAGTATTTTCGCAAATCATACCAGCTACAGCATCAGATACCATGCAACTTGCATTACTAGCAATAGCATTAACGGCATCAAGACGACGATTACCTGAAGCAATAAAGCTACGTAATTGGTTTAAATCATCTCCACCAATGGGAGCAGTTTTACTATCGGCGGACACAACCGCTCTTGAAAAAGCGTCTAACATTCAGCTCTCCTTCAATATATTTTTTTTTAAACAACGTTTTGGTTCTTTATTGAACCTGTTAAATATAAAGATAAATCATGAGGGATAATTTAAAAAATTCTGAGGAAAGTAATTAACAATCTGTAACATTTATAACAGAACTCGAAAAAATATATCTTGGAATAAAAGAAAAAAATCAAGAAGAATTAGAATTTTCCTAAATTACATAGCGATACTTACAGCGGTTTTCAAATGAATAAACTACAATGTGCAAACCAACCAAAAATCTCATCTTCTGTTATTTGAGCGATTGCTTCGCTAATATTATGGTTTAATTCTTCTTGAGTTCGAGGTTCTCCTTGGCGAAGAAATTCTTTGAATTTTTACCAACATAATTCAATGGGGGATAAATCTACGGAATAACCAAAAAAGAGAAAAACTATCCTTATCTGTGGAAGAAAAATTTGACAGGAGATACTTTTAATGATCTTTTTTCGGTGAAGGTATTGTTTATGAGTTACATAAACATAATATTCCTTTCCCGTTTTTCCTTTTTATATTTAACAGTTATTGATAGGTTACAATCTACATAATCCCCTTTATTTTTTGACATCTTAATAATTAGTTTTAAGGATCCCAAATGGGTTCTATCGAAAGAATATCCATCTATTCTCGATAGTATTTATCAATACTGAGATCTTGCACTCATAGTGAAAAACATCTCGGGTTTTAGATTTCAGGTTTTAGGTTAAGAAAAAACAATTAACTTTAAGCTATTCTGCAAAAAAAACTCTTAATTGTTGCCTCAACCTTCAAAATAGTCAAAAATCATTAAACCTGACACCGACTACCTGCCACCTTTTATTTAGTTTTTATGTATTGGTACAAGATATGAGAATAAACTAAAAAATAGTAATTATGAATTTGATAGAACTTTGATCGAATAGCTAATAAAATTCATTTCTCCCACTACACTAAAATTAAAATTATTATATAACTACTGTAAATGGCTGCGATCGTAATTTGTACTGTTAATGCTCGATGTTTACCCGTTTTAATTGCATCTATCACATTTTATCTCCCATCTGATGTAACAATTTATATATCAGGTTCAAATCTCAAATGTCCTAAACATAAGACGGTTAATTTTTCCAATCAAAGTACTAATTTTGGTGATGCTTATAACTATGCAGTCAAAGAGGCTTTTCAAGATCATCAAGAAGTAGTTATTGCTAACGATGATATTGTTTTAACTCCTGATAGTTGGCAATATTTGATGGAAGATGTTGAAAAATTACGATCGACATCATTAGGATGGGTTGCCAGTCGTTCAGACTATGCCAGAGGAAGACAAAATATTCGTTATACCGACAAAATCCTGAATAACTATCTTCGTTATCCTTGGGAAAATGAAGTTATCGAAGAATCTGTCATAGCTCCTATTTTTGCATGGATTTCTCGCCGTGCTTGGATTGATTTTCCTCCCATCAACTGGTTTTCAGATGATATTCAGTGTTTAGAAATGCGATCGAACGGTTTAAAACATTATATCTCCCGTGCCTATGTTCATCATGTAGGCAGTCAAACCTGTGGCATGGATTATCAAAAATGTGTCCAAGAATCTCGTCTCTGGATCGAAAAACACCGTCCCGATTTAGCTCCCCTTTGGTTTAACAATTCACCAAAAGTTGAAGAAAAAGTCAACATTCTTACCCCCACCGAACGAGAAAACAAGACTTTGATGGGTGTTGAAGAAAAAATCAACATAAGTTCTAGTACCCCAGAAGATCAAAAAATACCGACTTTGAAAGGGGGAGAACTTTTAGAAAACAAAACCGCCGAGCAATGGTATCAATTAGGGGTGACAATGGCAAATATTGGACAATCAGATCAAGCTAAAATTGCTTATCAAAAAGCCCTTAATCTTAATCCTAAATATGCACAGGCTTATAACAGTTTAGGATTGTTAGCCATTGCCGATGAAAATATAGATGAGGCGATCGAGTATTTTAAATCAGCTATTCGAGTTAATCCTAGTTATGCCTATGGTTATAACAACATCGGTTTAGCCTTACAAATGCAGAATAAACTTCCCGAAGCTCAATTATATCTGCAACAAGCCTTACAACAAAATCCTATCTATCACGAAGCCTTAGTTAATCTTGGTAATGTTTTAAGATTACAAGATCATATAGAAGAAGCCATTAAATGTTTTGAACGATCGATCGAACTTAAACCAGACTATGCCAAAGCCTATCAGTGTCTAGGTTCTGCCCTATCTCCTCTTTTACATCAAAATAAAATTAGTGTGGAAGAATTAAGAAATGTTTATTTAAAACTGCAAAGTTTAGATCCTAATTCCCTAGAGGCTTTTACCCGTTTATTTTGTCTGAGGGAGGGT from Geminocystis sp. NIES-3709 encodes the following:
- a CDS encoding HEAT repeat domain-containing protein; this encodes MDKRFSSLFSITEDQAIKLLQTPLEQLEDPSDRYAGASHLVYFKSERSIQALIEAIETCDDQLYNRITRRKAIETLGKFKANQALEVICRCLNDDDCYTVENAVWSIGQIGTKDEKILQEITELLNKSDQNYRVIIQNLAKLNYQPATEVIKKFIDSDDLCIASSALSAIAILTKDQSQVDRIVEFLQSDSVNVRRASIQDLMDLNYYPAISEIACCPVSLVFRLRAIRALGENSINKGFKTFADIEPYLDQVIRDHPSDLKLVHEYDQTPNIEFLINELYHTDFGRCYLGSKTLLENYSDVLPEALIKTYNELAHNDYGGHYHVMKLFGWLKYQPAYDLLVESLQNQAPQFQKSRGAAAIALANLGNKDVIPLLKESLKTNIFDLKYACLMALNQLGDFELQDILINESDFLIKAKIK
- a CDS encoding HEAT repeat domain-containing protein — encoded protein: MDSFFEQLKHPNPNLRERAMLDIAEFQDENTIPRLISLLGEEDVTYRRSAVKTLGVIGVTAVQPIVDCLMNSDNVVVKASCGKALAQIAVNYPDEPFPEVGMEALKTTVDDPNPVVNLVSIMALGAIGSPALDILIEALQTTENISVSVAIVNALGSITEDKAMEVLKTLSEDESQDPYIKESAISALSRLEQVIKFKSVKYSRKKDQ
- a CDS encoding bleomycin hydrolase, which codes for MKSVITTVVAAADAAGRFPSTSDLESVQGSIQRAAARLEAAEKLAANLDAVAKEAYDACIKKYSYLNNAGEANSTPTFKEKCARDIKHYLRLINYSLVVGGTGPLDEWGIAGQREVYRTLGLPTAPYVEALSFARNRGCAPRDMSAQALTEYNALLDYVINSLS
- the cpeB gene encoding C-phycoerythrin subunit beta — translated: MLDAFSRAVVSADSKTAPIGGDDLNQLRSFIASGNRRLDAVNAIASNASCMVSDAVAGMICENTGLIQAGGNCYPNRRMAACLRDAEIILRYVSYALLAGDASVLDDRCLNGLKETYTALGVPLQSTARAVAIMKAQAAAHIQDNPSEALAGAKLRKMGTPVVEDRCASLVAESSSYFDRVIAALS
- a CDS encoding tetratricopeptide repeat protein, yielding MAAIVICTVNARCLPVLIASITFYLPSDVTIYISGSNLKCPKHKTVNFSNQSTNFGDAYNYAVKEAFQDHQEVVIANDDIVLTPDSWQYLMEDVEKLRSTSLGWVASRSDYARGRQNIRYTDKILNNYLRYPWENEVIEESVIAPIFAWISRRAWIDFPPINWFSDDIQCLEMRSNGLKHYISRAYVHHVGSQTCGMDYQKCVQESRLWIEKHRPDLAPLWFNNSPKVEEKVNILTPTERENKTLMGVEEKINISSSTPEDQKIPTLKGGELLENKTAEQWYQLGVTMANIGQSDQAKIAYQKALNLNPKYAQAYNSLGLLAIADENIDEAIEYFKSAIRVNPSYAYGYNNIGLALQMQNKLPEAQLYLQQALQQNPIYHEALVNLGNVLRLQDHIEEAIKCFERSIELKPDYAKAYQCLGSALSPLLHQNKISVEELRNVYLKLQSLDPNSLEAFTRLFCLREGTCDWTNRESDLKTLWRVSQQEIEQKKITTMPVFESVYKPWTRQQLKQIAMSHGQDFESQWRKKRLECNFQHSPILKGKLRIGYLSHDFRDHATSHLMQTLFNHHDQTNFEIFAYSSGVNDQSSYRQHIMASVDQFRDIAKLDYEESAKLIYEDGINILVDLNGYTHGSRTAILALRSAPIQVNYLGFPGTMGAPFMDYLISDRIITPPEFAEDFTEKLVLLPHCYQVNDNQQVIADTPITREQYNLPESAFVFCSFNNKYKIEPVVFDMWMNILKEVENSVLWLLVGDKTTQGNLQREATIRGVDAQRLIFCGYVPKAEHLARHRLADLFIDTLYCNAHTTASDCLWAGLPLITWQGETFATRVASSLLTAIGLPELITTNLEDYQKLAITLARSSRKLQAIKKKLAKNRLTYPLFDTPVFTRHLEKAYQKMWDIYEQQKPPEMIEIDRTS